In Desulfovibrio oxyclinae DSM 11498, a single window of DNA contains:
- a CDS encoding bifunctional adenosylcobinamide kinase/adenosylcobinamide-phosphate guanylyltransferase — MITLVLGGNKSGKSDYALELLEQAPGPKAFVATGKAGDQEFRRQINTHRHERNPLIEVLEVGWDLPQRLRQANTDFGSVLADSLDFWLFACREAGTETEAVQQLLDTLQNWRGAELILVSCEAGLGPLPMSGEVRAFIRNLGELNRRTARIADRVHLVAAGLPLKLK; from the coding sequence ATGATCACGCTGGTGCTTGGCGGAAACAAGTCGGGCAAGTCCGACTACGCGCTGGAACTGCTGGAGCAGGCCCCCGGTCCAAAGGCCTTTGTGGCCACGGGAAAGGCGGGGGATCAGGAATTTCGAAGGCAGATAAATACCCACCGTCACGAAAGAAATCCTCTCATCGAGGTGCTTGAGGTCGGGTGGGACTTGCCTCAAAGACTCAGACAAGCTAACACGGACTTTGGTTCCGTGCTTGCGGACAGTCTCGACTTCTGGCTCTTTGCATGCCGGGAGGCCGGGACGGAAACAGAAGCCGTGCAGCAACTGCTGGACACGCTTCAAAACTGGAGAGGAGCTGAGCTTATTCTGGTTTCATGCGAGGCCGGTCTCGGACCGCTGCCCATGTCGGGCGAAGTCCGTGCCTTCATACGCAACCTCGGTGAACTCAACCGCCGGACGGCCCGCATCGCGGACCGCGTGCACCTAGTGGCCGCGGGCCTGCCGCTCAAGCTCAAATAG